A window of the Butyricimonas faecalis genome harbors these coding sequences:
- the pstS gene encoding phosphate ABC transporter substrate-binding protein PstS — translation MKNLLILILAIAIASCGNSKKNKESESKKMNIAAAGATFPLPFYNLAFKTYQEKTGNTVTYGGIGSGGGIRSLKDKIVDFGGSDAYLSDAEMQEMPYATVHIPTCMGAVVMAYNLPEVKELKLSGEVVADIYLGKITKWNDAKIQELNPGVTLPDKELTPVYRSDGSGTTFVFSDYLTKVSNDWKENVGTGKSLKWPVGLAAKGNPGVAGTISQTPGAIGYVGSEYAFSLNIPMAQMKNSSGNFITPNTESISAAAKGEIPADTRTMITNSSAPDAYPISCFTWIILYKEQAYANRSLAQAQATVKLLDWMLSPEAQALTTKVHYSPLPQSAVANAKTLLNSISFEGKKVLN, via the coding sequence ATGAAAAATTTACTTATCCTTATTTTAGCTATTGCCATTGCATCTTGCGGCAACTCGAAAAAGAACAAAGAGTCTGAAAGCAAAAAAATGAACATTGCTGCCGCCGGGGCTACTTTCCCTTTACCATTCTATAACTTGGCCTTCAAGACCTACCAAGAAAAAACGGGCAACACCGTGACTTATGGCGGCATCGGTAGTGGCGGTGGTATCAGAAGTTTGAAAGACAAAATTGTAGATTTTGGAGGATCAGACGCTTACTTGTCTGACGCGGAAATGCAAGAGATGCCTTACGCGACGGTACACATCCCGACTTGCATGGGAGCCGTGGTGATGGCTTACAATTTACCGGAAGTGAAAGAATTAAAACTTTCCGGAGAGGTTGTTGCCGACATCTATTTGGGCAAAATCACCAAATGGAATGATGCTAAAATTCAAGAATTAAATCCCGGAGTAACTCTTCCGGACAAAGAATTAACCCCGGTATACCGTTCAGACGGTAGCGGAACCACCTTTGTTTTCAGCGATTACCTAACAAAAGTAAGCAATGACTGGAAAGAAAACGTGGGTACAGGTAAATCATTGAAATGGCCGGTAGGCTTGGCAGCCAAAGGTAACCCCGGGGTAGCCGGAACGATCAGCCAAACTCCCGGAGCAATCGGGTACGTGGGATCAGAGTACGCTTTCTCTCTAAACATCCCGATGGCACAAATGAAGAACTCTTCCGGCAATTTTATCACGCCGAACACGGAAAGTATTTCCGCTGCAGCAAAAGGCGAGATTCCGGCAGATACCCGTACCATGATCACGAACTCTTCTGCTCCGGACGCTTACCCGATCAGCTGTTTCACCTGGATTATTCTTTACAAGGAACAGGCTTACGCCAACAGATCCTTGGCACAAGCACAAGCAACCGTGAAATTACTCGATTGGATGTTAAGTCCGGAAGCACAAGCATTGACTACAAAAGTTCACTACTCACCCCTACCCCAGTCAGCCGTGGCTAACGCCAAAACACTATTAAACTCCATAAGTTTCGAGGGCAAAAAAGTCCTAAATTAA
- the pstC gene encoding phosphate ABC transporter permease subunit PstC, translating into MRDLIFKRLLSICCILILLISAGMIYSLVSGSIPALSHYGFFQFIGSTEWDPHPERETYGALSFIVGTLLTSFLALIFCIPFSLPVALFTGEFFRGKKIATFISSIIDLLAGIPSIVYGLWGFYTFRPIIIEMGVNSQGFGILTSSIILAIMIIPYASSLSGEFISMVPNELKEAAYSLGATRYEVIRTVTFPSAGSGVFASYILALGRALGETMAVTMLIGNTNNLPTSLADTGNTMASIIANQFGEADGLKLSSLIAIGLLLFLITAIINLVAKLIIKKLN; encoded by the coding sequence ATGCGTGATCTTATTTTTAAACGGCTACTCTCTATTTGTTGTATTCTGATTTTACTGATCAGTGCCGGCATGATCTACTCGCTTGTCAGCGGTTCAATTCCAGCCCTCAGTCATTACGGATTTTTCCAGTTTATCGGGTCAACAGAATGGGATCCCCACCCGGAGAGAGAGACTTACGGGGCCCTTTCATTTATCGTGGGCACCCTCTTGACGTCCTTTCTCGCTCTCATCTTCTGTATCCCATTTTCTTTGCCCGTGGCACTTTTCACGGGTGAATTCTTTCGAGGTAAAAAGATTGCCACATTCATCAGTTCCATCATAGATTTACTAGCAGGAATTCCCTCGATCGTGTACGGCTTGTGGGGATTCTACACCTTCCGTCCGATCATCATTGAGATGGGCGTCAATTCACAGGGATTCGGAATATTAACCTCATCCATTATTCTAGCCATTATGATTATCCCCTACGCCTCCTCTCTCAGTGGAGAATTCATATCCATGGTTCCTAACGAACTGAAAGAGGCCGCATATAGCCTGGGAGCCACCCGTTACGAGGTGATCCGAACAGTCACTTTCCCCTCTGCCGGTTCCGGCGTATTTGCCAGTTACATCCTTGCCTTGGGACGAGCTCTTGGAGAAACAATGGCAGTGACCATGCTTATCGGTAACACGAATAATCTACCGACCTCGCTGGCAGACACGGGCAACACGATGGCCAGTATCATCGCCAACCAATTCGGAGAGGCCGACGGGTTGAAATTAAGCTCCCTAATAGCCATCGGGTTATTGTTATTCCTGATCACGGCAATCATTAATCTCGTGGCAAAACTCATCATCAAGAAACTTAATTGA
- the pstB gene encoding phosphate ABC transporter ATP-binding protein PstB — MVITNPILQLKKVSISYTPGKNAVEEVSADIAEKKITAIMGPSGCGKSTLLRAINRMHELYPDIKTMGEILLNGKNILKTNPMEVRRMAGMVFQRPNPFPTMSIYDNVIAGYKLNGISLPKQEKDQLVEESLKNVGLWNEVKDSLFKKGTFLSGGQQQRLCIARALSLKPKVLLMDEPTSALDPIATNRIEELLLDLKNEFTILIVTHNMSQAARISDYSMFMYLGHLIEYDETQKMFTNPSDKRTEEYLTGQFG, encoded by the coding sequence ATGGTTATCACAAATCCTATATTACAACTGAAAAAAGTTTCCATCTCATACACCCCGGGAAAGAATGCGGTAGAAGAAGTTAGTGCAGATATTGCAGAAAAGAAAATTACGGCAATCATGGGACCCTCCGGATGTGGAAAGAGCACCTTGTTACGAGCGATCAACCGGATGCACGAATTATACCCGGATATTAAAACCATGGGAGAGATTCTCTTGAACGGAAAAAATATATTAAAGACTAACCCCATGGAAGTACGACGTATGGCAGGAATGGTTTTCCAACGTCCGAACCCATTCCCCACGATGAGTATTTATGACAACGTGATCGCCGGGTATAAATTAAATGGCATCTCTCTTCCTAAACAGGAAAAAGACCAGCTAGTAGAGGAAAGCCTTAAAAACGTGGGATTATGGAATGAAGTGAAAGATTCCCTATTCAAGAAAGGGACCTTTCTTTCCGGTGGTCAGCAGCAACGCTTATGCATAGCCCGGGCTCTTTCACTAAAACCGAAAGTTTTACTAATGGATGAACCGACCTCGGCCTTGGACCCGATTGCAACCAACCGAATCGAAGAGTTATTGCTGGATCTGAAAAATGAATTCACCATCCTGATTGTCACCCACAACATGTCACAGGCGGCCCGTATATCGGATTACTCGATGTTCATGTACCTTGGCCACCTAATCGAATACGACGAAACACAAAAGATGTTCACCAACCCGAGTGACAAGCGCACGGAAGAGTACTTGACAGGACAATTCGGATAA
- a CDS encoding phosphate signaling complex PhoU family protein yields the protein MTTIREKYLEKIKEDFEVLSTIVLQQMGLVISATHDNKDSELYTKIEQNEVIIDGLEVKIRDEVINSIVLYSPRASDCRKIMSYHDMTAYLERIGDLLLNIADFLREVELQGSLYASFQPILLLQLETVKKMTQNAIFAFTCEDENLAKEIIRTDDLVDNNHKEITHGIPLHFVGKTIKDQDMLDALSLSGMSYNIERIGDNATNIAEAAIYLMEGKNAKHIHNN from the coding sequence ATGACTACCATAAGAGAAAAATATCTGGAAAAGATCAAAGAAGATTTTGAAGTCTTATCTACCATCGTGTTACAACAAATGGGGCTTGTTATCAGCGCAACCCACGACAATAAAGACAGTGAATTATACACGAAAATCGAACAGAATGAAGTGATTATTGATGGCCTGGAAGTAAAAATCAGGGATGAAGTGATCAACTCCATCGTACTTTACAGTCCCAGAGCCAGTGACTGTCGAAAAATCATGTCCTACCATGATATGACGGCCTATTTGGAACGTATCGGCGACTTGTTGCTAAATATTGCCGACTTCCTCCGGGAAGTAGAGCTACAAGGTTCCCTTTACGCGTCTTTCCAACCGATCCTTTTATTACAACTGGAAACCGTTAAAAAAATGACACAAAATGCTATCTTTGCCTTCACGTGTGAAGACGAGAATTTGGCAAAAGAGATTATCCGGACGGATGACCTCGTGGACAACAACCACAAAGAAATCACCCATGGGATACCTCTTCACTTTGTCGGCAAAACGATCAAAGACCAAGATATGTTGGATGCCCTTTCCCTCAGTGGAATGTCATACAACATTGAACGAATCGGGGACAACGCCACAAACATTGCCGAAGCAGCCATTTATTTGATGGAAGGAAAGAACGCGAAACATATTCATAACAACTAA
- a CDS encoding response regulator transcription factor → MDKQRILVVDDEEDLREILKFNLESEGYLVDTAPSAEEALKMLAEEYNLILLDVMMGGMSGFKMAEKLRKDLHNSTPIIFLTAKDTENDMLTGFNIGGDDYISKPFSIKEVSARVKAVLKRAGALSTTNTKEVVNIGEIHIDLNTKCVTIHDQLIPITKKEFEILNMLAQSPGKIFSREDILNKVWNDDSYVLERTVDVHITRLRKKLGEQGKHIVNRSGYGYCVEL, encoded by the coding sequence ATGGATAAACAACGAATTCTAGTGGTTGACGACGAGGAGGACTTGAGAGAAATTTTAAAATTCAACCTGGAAAGTGAAGGCTACTTGGTCGACACCGCCCCTTCTGCCGAAGAGGCACTGAAGATGCTGGCCGAGGAATACAATCTAATCCTGCTGGACGTGATGATGGGAGGAATGTCAGGATTCAAGATGGCGGAGAAACTCCGGAAAGATCTTCACAACTCCACCCCGATCATCTTCCTGACTGCCAAAGACACGGAAAATGACATGCTCACCGGATTCAATATCGGAGGCGACGATTATATATCCAAACCTTTCTCGATCAAGGAAGTTTCAGCAAGAGTGAAAGCCGTCTTGAAGAGAGCGGGAGCATTGAGCACTACCAATACCAAAGAGGTGGTCAATATAGGCGAAATACACATTGATCTAAACACCAAATGTGTCACCATTCACGACCAGCTCATTCCGATTACCAAAAAGGAATTTGAGATATTAAACATGCTGGCACAATCTCCGGGGAAGATATTCTCCCGCGAAGATATTCTCAACAAGGTATGGAACGATGACAGCTACGTACTCGAACGCACGGTCGATGTACATATCACCCGACTGAGAAAAAAATTGGGCGAACAAGGAAAACATATCGTAAATCGCTCCGGGTATGGCTACTGCGTGGAACTTTAA
- a CDS encoding sensor histidine kinase, with protein MKLSYKQKLFIYFFIVFAAFTVVIIFFQQNREKAYKTETLRTTLDDYSDIIARYVQQHQLINNGQTDSLKNVLTLMPSNLRLTMVDHDGKVLYDNSLDKEHEIENHLLRPEIQTALIQKTGTAIRLSQSTGVEYYYFAKDYMNYFIRVALPYDIEIQNFLKTDNIFMYFITLLFFITLISLIYISDRFGKAISGLKDFIVSADNHNINYNNIRFPNTELGEIGEKIIHNYQLLEESNKQINVEQEKLLRHFHYSDEGIAIFSANREKIYANTHFIQYLNIILDEPTFKVEKLLEQPDFKGLNEFLQKNTPVNPNTANIPVYQNKISKGGKHFAVKLLIFTDNSFEITLNNISDNEKNRLLKQEMTNNIAHELKTPVSSIRGYVETLLEQPNIAPDKQHFFLERTYSQIVRLSDLIRDIALITKTEEASELFDKEQVNVHNSLQEAIDDLHDPIIAHGINVKNEINPQTVIEGNKTLVYAIFRNLIENSINYAGDNITIGVNNYMEDNEFYYFSYYDTGQGIEENHLNRIFERFYRVCEGRSRQNGGSGLGLSIVKNAVLFHKGDISAKNRKDGGLEFLFSLKKTLF; from the coding sequence ATGAAATTATCCTATAAACAGAAGTTATTCATTTACTTCTTCATTGTATTTGCAGCCTTCACGGTTGTCATTATCTTTTTCCAGCAGAACCGGGAAAAAGCATACAAAACGGAAACTCTACGTACCACATTGGATGATTACTCCGACATCATTGCCCGTTACGTCCAACAACATCAACTGATAAACAACGGGCAAACAGACTCTTTAAAAAATGTACTCACGCTTATGCCATCCAACTTACGATTAACAATGGTGGATCACGATGGCAAAGTCCTCTATGACAATAGTCTTGACAAGGAACACGAGATCGAAAACCACTTGCTACGTCCGGAGATACAAACGGCATTGATTCAAAAAACAGGAACCGCCATCCGGCTTTCCCAAAGCACGGGAGTCGAGTACTATTACTTTGCCAAAGACTATATGAATTATTTTATCCGGGTGGCTCTCCCCTACGACATCGAGATCCAGAACTTTTTAAAGACGGATAACATATTCATGTATTTTATCACGCTATTATTCTTTATCACGCTGATCTCGCTGATTTATATCTCCGACCGTTTCGGTAAAGCAATTTCCGGACTGAAAGATTTTATTGTTTCGGCCGACAACCACAACATCAATTACAACAACATCCGCTTCCCGAACACGGAACTGGGAGAGATCGGGGAAAAAATCATTCACAACTACCAACTTCTAGAAGAGAGCAACAAGCAAATCAACGTGGAACAGGAGAAACTTCTCCGTCATTTCCATTATTCTGACGAGGGAATTGCCATTTTCTCCGCTAACCGGGAAAAGATATATGCCAACACGCATTTCATCCAGTACCTGAATATTATTTTGGACGAACCGACATTCAAAGTTGAAAAACTTCTGGAACAACCGGATTTCAAAGGCCTGAACGAATTCTTGCAAAAGAACACCCCTGTAAACCCGAATACGGCCAACATCCCCGTGTACCAGAATAAGATCAGCAAAGGAGGCAAACATTTTGCCGTGAAGCTATTGATTTTCACGGACAACAGCTTTGAAATCACCCTAAACAACATCTCTGATAACGAGAAAAACAGGCTCCTAAAACAGGAGATGACCAATAACATCGCCCACGAGCTAAAAACTCCGGTAAGTAGCATTCGCGGTTATGTCGAGACACTTCTGGAACAACCGAATATTGCCCCCGACAAGCAACATTTCTTTTTAGAACGCACTTATTCACAAATTGTACGCCTGTCTGACTTAATCCGGGATATTGCCCTCATCACCAAGACAGAAGAGGCATCCGAACTTTTCGACAAAGAACAAGTAAACGTCCACAACTCGTTGCAGGAAGCCATTGATGATTTGCATGACCCGATCATAGCACACGGGATCAACGTGAAAAACGAGATAAATCCTCAAACTGTTATTGAAGGAAATAAGACGCTAGTCTACGCCATATTCCGGAATCTTATTGAAAATTCCATCAATTACGCCGGAGACAACATCACGATCGGGGTAAACAACTACATGGAAGACAACGAATTTTACTACTTCTCCTACTACGACACGGGACAAGGAATAGAAGAAAATCATCTGAACCGAATTTTCGAACGTTTTTACCGGGTATGCGAAGGACGTAGCAGACAAAATGGAGGCTCCGGCTTGGGCCTGTCCATCGTGAAAAATGCTGTTCTCTTCCACAAAGGAGACATCTCGGCTAAAAATAGAAAAGACGGGGGATTGGAATTCCTATTCTCACTGAAAAAAACTCTCTTCTAA
- a CDS encoding NigD1/NigD2 family lipoprotein yields the protein MKHQKVVALIILLLSAAFAFTSCNNDGYSLDKFWLEVGTIEKTSDQDYKIILDKGPVLYPSISNVPARYLENNMRVYADFTILQDANPGSSVDHYVRVNDLQKLLTKPIVPYTEAISDSLGTDQIELPEYWIAHDFITFRFFYAGGAKEHMVNLTKHEELTADGKTLLEFRHNAYQDPENKSLYGYVSFPLKEVFNEVTDSVQLHIKYKGFDEEKTIDITYRPRK from the coding sequence ATGAAGCATCAAAAAGTAGTGGCACTAATTATTCTTTTGCTCTCGGCAGCATTCGCCTTTACATCTTGTAATAATGACGGATATAGCCTGGACAAATTCTGGTTAGAAGTCGGTACGATTGAAAAAACAAGTGATCAAGATTACAAAATCATATTGGATAAAGGTCCTGTACTGTATCCATCCATTTCAAATGTACCGGCACGTTACTTAGAAAATAACATGCGTGTGTACGCGGATTTTACCATCCTGCAAGATGCAAATCCGGGAAGTAGTGTAGATCATTACGTGCGAGTAAACGACCTGCAAAAACTTCTTACCAAACCTATTGTACCTTACACCGAAGCGATTAGTGACAGCTTGGGTACAGATCAGATTGAATTGCCGGAATATTGGATTGCCCACGACTTTATCACCTTCCGATTTTTCTATGCCGGAGGCGCTAAAGAACACATGGTCAACCTAACGAAGCATGAAGAATTAACAGCGGACGGGAAAACCCTGTTAGAATTCAGGCATAATGCCTACCAGGATCCGGAAAACAAAAGTCTATACGGCTATGTCAGTTTCCCGCTAAAAGAAGTATTTAACGAAGTGACAGATTCCGTACAGCTACACATCAAGTACAAAGGTTTCGATGAAGAAAAAACCATTGACATTACTTATCGTCCTCGTAAATAG
- a CDS encoding IS256 family transposase, whose translation MEFTHEQISEIISEITNGESGFHGLVKRGLESLMLTERSLHNEMLSDVSNGFRGRRVCHGGKVFELRVPRSRNSNFYPMLLGVLKDQEEEAQKLVSSLYCSGLTTEQVGKIYEQFYGKHYSKSQVSRLLNTAREDVNAWLGRKLEKRYPILYIDATYVLTRRDESVSNEAYYTVLGVKEDRTREVLTVVNFPVESATNWKDVFEDLKARGVQEVNLLVCDGLPGIENVLADTFPRADLQLCTVHLKRNIAGKVKPRDKKQVLEELKQICAPDQWEISPEKAFLKFKEFIVRWQKSYPVLKRYCHDRYRFYFTYFKYEREIRGMIYTTNWIERLNRDYKRVINMRGAMPNPRAVILLMGTVAQNADIYKYPIYNFLESRLFY comes from the coding sequence ATGGAATTTACACATGAACAAATCTCGGAAATAATTTCTGAAATAACAAATGGCGAATCCGGTTTTCATGGATTAGTAAAACGCGGGTTAGAGAGTTTAATGCTCACCGAGCGAAGTCTTCATAACGAAATGTTATCAGACGTGAGTAACGGTTTTCGAGGCCGTAGAGTCTGCCATGGAGGTAAGGTCTTCGAGCTTCGGGTCCCGCGTAGTCGTAACAGTAATTTTTACCCGATGTTACTAGGCGTGTTGAAAGACCAGGAAGAAGAAGCGCAAAAGCTAGTGAGTAGCCTTTATTGTAGTGGTTTAACCACGGAACAAGTGGGTAAAATTTACGAACAGTTTTACGGCAAGCATTACAGTAAAAGTCAGGTAAGTCGTCTCTTGAACACGGCACGTGAAGATGTAAACGCCTGGCTGGGGCGTAAACTTGAGAAGCGTTACCCCATTCTTTATATTGATGCCACTTATGTCCTCACCCGGCGGGATGAGTCCGTGAGCAACGAAGCCTACTACACGGTTTTAGGGGTGAAAGAAGACCGGACAAGGGAAGTTTTGACCGTCGTGAACTTCCCCGTGGAAAGCGCCACGAACTGGAAAGACGTGTTCGAGGATCTAAAAGCGAGAGGGGTCCAGGAGGTTAACCTCCTGGTGTGTGACGGGCTCCCCGGCATTGAAAATGTCCTGGCGGATACTTTCCCGCGGGCGGATCTACAGCTATGTACCGTGCACCTGAAGAGGAATATCGCGGGAAAGGTCAAGCCAAGGGACAAGAAACAAGTGCTGGAAGAGCTTAAACAAATTTGCGCTCCCGACCAGTGGGAGATCTCGCCGGAAAAGGCTTTTCTAAAATTTAAAGAGTTTATTGTCAGGTGGCAGAAAAGTTACCCCGTCTTGAAAAGATATTGCCACGACAGGTACAGGTTCTATTTCACGTACTTCAAGTATGAAAGAGAAATCAGGGGGATGATTTACACTACAAACTGGATCGAAAGGCTGAACAGGGATTACAAGAGGGTTATTAACATGAGGGGCGCAATGCCAAACCCGCGAGCCGTCATCCTGCTCATGGGAACGGTGGCGCAAAATGCAGATATTTACAAGTACCCAATTTATAATTTTTTAGAATCAAGATTATTTTATTAA
- a CDS encoding ADP-ribosylglycohydrolase family protein — MNNLNKNILLGTAIGDALGLPVQFLDRDVIAKNPVITMVGHGQFDVPAGTWSDDSSLSLCLAESLCNGYDLNDIANNFIKWMFEGYWTPFNKAFDIGNTTYSAIVNLRNGISPHLAGMDREKDNGNGSLMRILPLVPYILKMKEEEKFRIIKEVSSLTHRHPRSILACIALCEFAIRYINLQSIENAYQAMQQIILQLLKREIFIEEEVPFKRLVDLSYKEFKTIELKDIRSSGYVIDTLEASLWCIFNTTNYKDAVLKAVNLGHDTDTVGAITGGLAGIIYGYDTIPSEWIDILARKDDIIKLGEKLDSIYGGVEEQSF; from the coding sequence ATGAATAACTTAAATAAAAATATATTACTAGGAACAGCCATAGGTGATGCTTTAGGATTACCAGTTCAATTTTTAGATAGAGACGTGATAGCAAAGAATCCTGTTATTACAATGGTGGGACATGGTCAATTTGATGTACCAGCAGGGACATGGTCTGATGATAGTTCTTTATCCCTTTGTTTGGCAGAATCACTATGCAATGGGTACGATTTAAATGATATTGCCAACAACTTCATAAAATGGATGTTTGAAGGCTATTGGACACCATTTAACAAGGCATTCGATATCGGTAATACAACTTATTCTGCCATAGTGAATTTAAGAAATGGAATATCACCACATTTAGCAGGCATGGATAGAGAAAAGGATAACGGTAACGGATCGCTCATGAGGATTCTGCCATTAGTTCCTTATATTCTCAAGATGAAGGAAGAGGAAAAATTCAGAATAATAAAAGAAGTTTCATCATTAACCCATAGACATCCAAGAAGCATTCTAGCCTGTATTGCATTATGTGAGTTTGCCATACGGTATATAAACCTCCAATCAATAGAGAATGCCTATCAAGCTATGCAGCAAATAATTTTACAACTTTTGAAAAGGGAGATATTTATTGAGGAAGAGGTTCCTTTTAAAAGGTTGGTAGACTTATCTTATAAAGAATTTAAAACTATTGAATTAAAGGATATTCGTTCAAGTGGATACGTGATTGATACACTGGAAGCCAGTTTGTGGTGTATCTTCAATACCACTAACTATAAAGATGCGGTTTTAAAGGCTGTAAATTTAGGCCATGATACTGATACCGTGGGAGCAATTACAGGAGGATTAGCTGGGATTATATATGGATATGATACCATTCCTTCTGAATGGATAGATATATTAGCCAGAAAAGATGATATTATTAAATTAGGAGAGAAATTAGATTCAATATATGGAGGTGTGGAAGAACAATCATTTTAG
- a CDS encoding DUF3784 domain-containing protein translates to MSTPNLIIGIFFIVLSIIIFTFPNTIAGYNTLSNEEKKKIKVKQLAKFVFKVLFSVGIIIIIGNYIFTWLKVPYLNYILHPILYILMLIILFSNKNKYIQQD, encoded by the coding sequence ATGTCAACTCCAAATTTAATAATAGGCATATTCTTTATTGTATTAAGTATTATAATCTTCACATTTCCTAATACAATAGCAGGGTACAATACGCTTTCAAATGAAGAAAAGAAAAAAATTAAAGTAAAGCAACTTGCTAAATTCGTATTTAAAGTACTTTTTTCTGTGGGAATAATCATTATTATCGGGAATTACATTTTCACTTGGCTAAAAGTACCATATTTAAACTATATCCTTCATCCGATTTTGTATATTTTGATGTTAATAATTCTGTTCAGCAACAAAAACAAGTATATTCAACAAGATTGA
- a CDS encoding RNA polymerase sigma factor, which translates to MNEISDEDIVRMFHSGNEGEKAFRLLVEKYSERLYWHIRKIVIGHEDSDDVLQNTFIKIWKGLKEFRYEAKLFTWMYRVATNEAINFLSEKRRKTYGNSKEITPSLENQLESDSFFCGDSIQRELQKAVLKLPERQRLVFNMKYFDDMKYEDIAEVLDVAVGTLKATYHNAVKKIEESLKISDTLPSFE; encoded by the coding sequence ATGAACGAGATAAGCGATGAAGATATTGTAAGAATGTTTCATTCCGGAAATGAAGGAGAAAAAGCTTTTCGGTTGCTTGTAGAAAAGTATAGCGAGAGGCTTTACTGGCATATTCGTAAAATCGTGATCGGACATGAGGATAGCGACGATGTGTTGCAGAATACCTTTATCAAGATTTGGAAGGGTTTGAAGGAATTTCGCTATGAGGCAAAATTATTTACCTGGATGTACCGGGTGGCGACGAATGAGGCCATTAATTTTTTGAGTGAAAAACGCCGGAAGACCTATGGGAATTCGAAGGAAATTACTCCCAGCTTGGAAAATCAGCTGGAAAGCGATAGCTTTTTCTGTGGGGATTCAATCCAGCGAGAATTGCAGAAAGCCGTGTTAAAATTGCCGGAGCGTCAACGTCTGGTATTTAATATGAAATATTTTGATGACATGAAATACGAGGACATTGCCGAGGTGCTGGATGTCGCCGTGGGAACGCTGAAGGCAACTTATCACAACGCCGTAAAGAAGATAGAGGAAAGTTTGAAGATTTCGGATACTTTACCCTCGTTCGAGTAG
- a CDS encoding glycosyltransferase family 2 protein produces the protein MANRVVVIILNWNGEKLLREFLPSVVKNTNSELGRVVVVDNHSTDGSWACLEQEFPNVERVLFEDNFGFAGGYNRAIEMIEAEYVVLLNSDVEVAPGWLEPLVSVLDRDENVAAVQPKILAYRDRSKFEYAGASGGYIDYLGFPFCRGRVMDTTERDCGQYDNEVDVFWATGASLCIRRDVYRAAGGLDEAFFAHMEEIDLCWRLKNEGYTLKVVPSSVVYHLGGGSLPMNHPRKLFLNYRNNLLMLHKNLCGKQREKIFFARVLLDMMAGGLFLLKGQWSNTRSVIQAYKAFREMRKAYPVPESSACLTGIYPRSIVLDYFLRGKKKFSDLNFK, from the coding sequence ATGGCGAACCGGGTAGTTGTTATTATATTGAATTGGAACGGGGAGAAATTGTTACGGGAATTTTTACCTTCAGTCGTGAAAAATACGAATTCTGAATTGGGGCGTGTCGTGGTGGTGGATAATCATTCTACGGATGGTTCTTGGGCATGCTTGGAACAAGAGTTTCCGAATGTGGAACGGGTGCTGTTCGAGGATAATTTCGGGTTTGCCGGAGGCTATAACCGGGCGATCGAGATGATCGAGGCAGAATACGTGGTCCTTTTAAATAGCGACGTGGAGGTTGCTCCCGGCTGGTTGGAACCCTTGGTGTCCGTGTTGGATCGTGATGAGAACGTGGCAGCCGTGCAACCGAAAATATTGGCATATCGGGATAGAAGCAAATTCGAGTACGCCGGTGCCTCCGGGGGATACATTGATTACTTGGGATTCCCATTCTGTCGCGGGCGTGTGATGGATACCACCGAGCGGGATTGCGGACAGTATGACAATGAGGTAGATGTTTTTTGGGCAACGGGGGCCTCTCTATGCATTCGGCGGGACGTGTACCGGGCAGCCGGGGGACTGGACGAAGCCTTTTTTGCGCACATGGAAGAGATTGATCTTTGCTGGCGATTGAAAAATGAAGGGTATACTTTAAAGGTAGTCCCTTCTTCCGTGGTCTACCATTTGGGGGGAGGCTCGTTACCGATGAATCACCCGAGAAAGTTGTTTTTGAATTACCGGAATAATTTGTTGATGTTGCATAAAAATTTATGCGGTAAACAGCGCGAGAAGATATTTTTTGCGCGTGTTTTGTTAGACATGATGGCAGGAGGTCTTTTCCTGTTAAAAGGTCAATGGTCCAACACCCGTTCGGTAATTCAGGCATACAAAGCTTTCCGGGAGATGAGAAAAGCCTATCCGGTTCCTGAAAGTTCCGCGTGTCTCACGGGAATATATCCCCGGAGTATCGTGCTGGATTATTTCTTACGGGGTAAAAAGAAGTTCTCGGATTTAAATTTTAAATGA